One Siniperca chuatsi isolate FFG_IHB_CAS linkage group LG1, ASM2008510v1, whole genome shotgun sequence genomic window, AAAATTTACCCGCACTCGGCCTCGATAAAAGACATGATGTCACGTTTCTGATGCGGGTAATAGATAAATATTGATCAGAGCAATCATAAACGACATACTACAGTGTATGATAGTGACTACAGTGATAAAGTCCCAAAAATGGTGAATTAACAAGCTAAAATAATAACTTCTACATTCTACAGTGCAACAGTGTTTCTATTGACACACTGTGCACATTCGCTCGGTCAGAGTTGAACTAAAGTGAACTGTGACCTGCGAATCTGCCGGAGCCGGCTGGAGATCGCAGCGGATAGAAGTGAATGGGAGACGTAGCAAATATACACCAGAAATGCAAGGTGACCTTAAGAGGAAAGGTCACGTGGTCATTAAAGTCACAAGGATTTATGTTCTTGGGGCCTTTAATGTCTGCAGTTCATTTCATGGTGATCTTGCctaaattgtttttaaagtgtggACAGTGTAAAGTGTTATTTTTGCCGTATGAATACAGTATTAGATTGTACACGACCAACAAGCCCTTGGCAGCAGAACACAAAAGAAAACCTGTTTGAGAAGATTATTTCGAGCTAAGCGGTCTGAATTCAGATTGCTGTCAGTCTGCTGGGGCAAGATGAAGGCAAGGGGAACCAACTTTACATTAAACATTGATGAATGTATGTAAAATGCGtggaaataaaaagtacaataaacaaaatgacattaaCAAAAAAGCAAGTGACAAATCCCAGACTAAAGACCACCACAGTGTCCCAGGAAGAACGGCCCTTACCTTCCCTGCTCCCATCACCTTCTCTGCTGCGTACACGGCTTTGGAGCAGCGAGGGCAGCGATCTGAACTTCCAAACTTCTGGGAAAATTTATTGGCATTGGAGTTTGAAGAAGCTGGTCGAGGTTTAGAgcttaataaaaaataaaagacattgtATGTTGACATCTCTGGTCACTGGTGTTTGACTTTCTTATCTGTAGTTTAATTTTTGTGGGTTTGTGAAGACAGATGGGCTTCAGATCTGTTTTTAATCTGCTAACAGCCAATATGCTTTTATGTATTCACTATCTTTGAATATTCACTTCTGTCCCCAAAATTCACTATTTCGTTCCCCCCAGTATTTTACTCACGTCAGACTGTAAATCTCTCTGAAAGAGCAGTAACACATCATTGGACACTAAAGCTATATCTCGCTGtgtgttgcttttttctttccaatGTAACATTTTTCAAGTTATAGACTTGTTTCTGTAGCTGTGTTCAGAAAAGAACCTTCATCGTAGTGGAGAAAGGTTAAATTAACTAGTTTGACTTCCAATAATTAAAGGTTCAGTTCACCAAAAAATGATGAAGGGGTGCCAGCAGCAATTTTACAGGTGGAGATCTCAAAACCTCGGCACATAAAACCGAAACAACCTATATGGCTCAATCCCACTACGGGTTGCCTTAtgtgatttgggtgaaatgACCCTTTAATGAAAGCCCAGACTTGGCCTGTGTCTATAACTGCAGCGTGAACACTTACTCATGAGGCTGCAGGTCTACGTTCTGCCCAGGAGGATCCGAGCTCAGAGCTCCAGCTCCTTGCCCGTATCCGTAGCCTTTTGGCCCATATTTCTTGCCATAACAAGACTTGCAGTAAATCTCAGACTCGTGCGCTGCAACCGTGGTGCTGTCCAGCCCTTTTCTGCAGCTCactgagtgaaaaaaaaaaaaaaaaaaaaggaatattttcCACATTGGTACCAGTTATTGTCTGACCATAAGGCTGGGTGAAATGGTTTCAGTTTGTCGAGACTGGGGAGTGTCATGGTGGAGTAATGGAGGTTAAATAAAGCTCCCACCTAGCTAGTTTTATCAGTCAACAGGGGCATTACACATagtcagatgtcttgtttttctatATATAGGACGAGAGGAGAGTGTGAGGTGAATGTTCGAGAAAAGATGAACACTTAGCAGATGTATGAGCTTATCGCAGAGGCCTTTCAGAGCTCCCACTGGAACAATCCAGCAGTCACTCAGACTCACGCCCAACCAACTGGacagtgttcatgtttgtgcAGAGAGCAGTAAACCTATATGAGGTGTCCACTCTCTTGGTTCTCATGTAGCTCTGAGTTCCTGGATTagacagctgcagctggttATGGCCTAAGAACTTTGGCTGTATCACAACAGGACCACAACTCAAATTCAGGTCAGGACGTCCGGCCAAACAGATAAAGAGGAGGGGAAACTGCGCAAACCCAGAGAGCGGCCATTCAATTACTTCAACACGTTACATGAGAACAGGgcattttatggagaaaatgtgaGTGATTGCTGAGAGAACGTGGTCAGTGCTAgctaaactgtaaaaaaaaaatagagccGCAGaaggaggatggagaggaggaagagcagaagaaGTGATAAAAGtatacagaaagagaggaaagaaaagatgaaaTGAGGCAAGAAGAATagacagaggaaaaaacaagcaagaaaaaaagacaagaatgGAGGCAAGAGAGAAATGGAGGCAataaagaaaggaaggaggcaagttagaaaaagaaagaaagaagagaaaagaacaggattaaaagagaaaaagagacaggaggaaaaagaaacataagacaagaagacagaaatgaagaaaaattaaaggaCAATAAGGgaagcaataataataaaatacaaacaaataaaatgaaaccacaAAAACTGGACTCTAAGTATGAAAAGAATACAAAGAGATGCTCCTGTGCTGTTGTGTGGCTCTTAAGCTTTCATAGACAGCACCCAAAGGTGTCAACAAAGCTGTTGATAAGAGCAAatgagacacacagaaacatggagGAGCAGAATAAGCAGAACTGTGTGATTCTGCGGATCCGCCATGACACTCTGCTGGACCagtgaagagaggaaagaacCAGTATACTCACTGCAGATGAAACAGGTCTTGTGGAAGCTCCTCCCGTTACACTGGATCTCCTCTGCATGGTACACCGTCTTCTCGCACGCTGCACACTTGGCACCCCCTCCCCAGTTTGGCATcttagagaaacaaaaaaacgaACAGAACTGCAATTACTTATTTAAGTTTTAATCAATCTATTAATTACTGACTCATGATTGATTACTAAcattctgttaaaaatgttttaaaggtgAATcgtttatcaaaattgttgccaattaattttctatcaaacgactaattatttcagctctagtctAATGTAATATCTTAAAATAGTTCAAATACTGGGTTAGGACCTCCCTGCATGTTATGATCTAATAAGTGATATTTTCATGATGAAAGCAATTTTTTGTTTCAGCATTGGAAATAAGAAATCTGCACCAGCAGGTTCGCGGTCAGCAGATCAGACAAACAATGCAGAGATTCCTAACATTTTCAagccaaaataaatgtgtggcAATACAGACCTATGAATTGAGAGAACCTACTTTACAGTGAGTCATGAGCTCCGTATACGTTTTCATGACTGTCTCTTGGTTTTCACCAAGAGTAATCTAGAAGCATGTGTACATCTtttaagctgtttttaaaactgcataattgaattttaaaattaagGAGTCAATAAAGAAACCCTAACCTGTCCTCTGTGTGATGCCTTGacctgctgtattttttttaatgtgcagtCTGGTGGTTAAAATCCTGTATCTACTGAAACACTCAAACCTGTTACTAATATTTCCTGATCAGTTTTGATAGTTTTCGTCTCACTCATCAGATTTGACTCTAATGCAATCCCTCCCCCCCAAATGCCAGCTACACTAAAAGCCTGGAGATGTGGCAGTGCTGCCCTGCCTGGCCTTCTGTCTGACATTCCAGTTTCCACTCATATCAGAGGCTGCCCGCCACCTCACAGGACTGGTATGCGAAATTCTGGGAATAGAGGCTTTACTGAGacatcagacagacaaaagCCAAGCAGACTCTCCATTAAACACTACTGGACATTTCTGAATTTCCCtgagaaaaatcaaaaatctcACATGGAACTGACTCCTGATGATTATGTTcatgtcaaaaagaaaaatagtatgataaagtaaatgtaattccagctgtaaaaactaaaataagtaaatagCCTAAACATAAATCAACCACATTACccctgtgttgtaataaaccacTCAACTACAAACAGGACGCTTTAATACAAAGGAAATGAGTCCTTACCTTGAATCCAAGCCTGTGTGCTTCGGTCCTAACGTGGCAGTGAACGCTCCCGGGCGGCTTAAATACCGTCCATCTCGCCATCACCACAGTCCACCGGTGACGCTTCAATGAAACTATCCTCCTAAAATAGCTTGTGACAGAGCAGAGCCCTCCGACCCTTCATCACAGGCTGAAAGAGGCCTGAACAGCAGCCGCTCAAACGTTTGTTCTGgattcacagacacacacaggaaactCTAACAATCACAAAACTCTGACTGTCAGCTGAGGCATCGACATGGTATGTTATAGGATTATGCACATAAATGATGGGAACTCAATGCatgtaatataaacacatttatgaGCTACATTAGTGACCCTGTGAGGCTCATtacacaccaaaaaaacaaacaaaatagttggttggatggatgaaaaatgtAGAGAAACCTGCTCTTCTTAGATGCGTACCAC contains:
- the csrp3 gene encoding cysteine and glycine-rich protein 3; translated protein: MARWTVFKPPGSVHCHVRTEAHRLGFKMPNWGGGAKCAACEKTVYHAEEIQCNGRSFHKTCFICMSCRKGLDSTTVAAHESEIYCKSCYGKKYGPKGYGYGQGAGALSSDPPGQNVDLQPHDSKPRPASSNSNANKFSQKFGSSDRCPRCSKAVYAAEKVMGAGKPWHKTCFRCALCGKSLESTTVTDKDGELYCKVCYAKNFGPKGFGLGNAAMLEEQQ